A window of Flavobacterium branchiarum genomic DNA:
AATTGCTCCAAGAGTAATGGCTGTTTTAGATCCAGTAAAATTGGTTATTAACAATTATCCTGAAGGAAAAGAAGAGTGGTTAGAAGCAGAAAATAATCAAGAAGATGAAAGTGCTGGATTCAGAAAAGTTCCATTTTCTCGTGAATTATATATAGAAAGAGAAGACTTTTTAGAAGAAGCTCCAGCTAAGTTTTTCCGTTTGACTTTAGGAAAAGAAGTACGTCTTAAAAATGCTTATATCATTAAAGGAGAAAGTGTTATAAAGGATTCAGAAGGTAATATTACTGAAATTCATGTTACTTATGATACGGATTCTTTAAGCGGAAGTGGAACAGAAGCGAGCCAAAGAAAAGTATCTGGAACATTACATTGGGTTTCTATTCCTCATGCAGTAAAAGCAGAAGTTCGTTTGTACGATCGTTTGTTTACTGATGAAGCACCAGACAGTTATAAAGATAAAAATTTCTTAGATTTTGTTAACCCGAACTCTTTAGAAATTGTTACTGGATTTCTTGAACCAAGTTTAGCAACAGCTCAAAATGAAGATAAATTTCAGTTTCAACGTTTAGGTTATTTCACTGTTGATAAAGATTCAAGTACTTCAAAACTAGTATTTAATAAGACTGTTGGATTAAAAGATGCTTGGGAAGAAAAAGGAAAAAAAGAAGAAAACAGTATCAACAATTCTTTAAAAGATATTAATAAATATTTCAAAGTTGAAACTAAGCCAGAACGTTTAGCGATTGAAAATGCAATAGGGGAGAACATTGCTGCAATTTCAAGTTTTTCTTTATTACAAAATTCATTGAAGAAGAATATCAACAACAATAAGAGTTCATTATTATTTGCTCAATTTATTTTAAAATATTCAATTTTGAAGTCTTCAGATTTTGAAGAAGAAGATATTAAAAAATTATATACTATGTCTTTAAGAAGTGAATCAACTTATGTTCGTTCGAAAGCACTTTTAAATTTACGAGATTTAGAAACTTCAGATTTTAAAAATCAATTTGAAGAAGAAATTCAAAAATTAAATTCAAATCCTCCAAAAAATGCTTCTGACAGAGAAAAGGAAATTTTGGAAGAAATGTTAAAATAATAGTATCAATTTTAGTTATCAAAAAGCGCTTTTTATAAGCGCTTTTTTTATTATTTGTAAAAACTATTATATATTTTAAAGTAATAGTTTTTATGTATTAAAATTAACCTCCATAAATTGATTTTAAGGCAATTTAAAAATGTAGTCGATACAATTTATGTTTTAAAAAAATTGATTAAACAACGTTCTTTATTTTAAATTTAGGTCTTATTTAGGTTACTTTTTCTCGTTGTCAACAAAGAAATGTTTATAAGTGTAGCTTTTTAATCCATTTTATAAATTTGGTCAAAAAAGCAATATTTGAGCTTGATAAATTTCTCCTTTACAAACATCCAAGTCATAACTATCATAATTCAATTTTCTTCTGTTGTATCTTTTTTTGTTTTGTCTTAATAAATGATATAGATTTTAATTATTCAAATACTGTTATTATGTGTTTTATGTTATTATTTATAAAAACTATTATTTTTTATTTTATTATTGTTTTTGTAGATTAAAAATCACCTCTATATATTGATTTTAAGACGTTTTTAAAATAGAGTTAGTAGTAATTATATATTTAATAAAATAATTAAACAGCGATCTTTATTTTAATTTTAGCTCTTCTTTTGATTGTTTTTTGTGGTTCTCAACCTAGAAATGTTTATTAGTACCCTTTTTTAATCCATTTTTTAAAGTTGATCTAAAAATACATAATTCAACTTGATAAATTTTACCAATTACAATTCTAGACAGATTTATAATTTTTGAATTCTATAAAATACAAAAGTTATAATTTTAAAAAAATTAATTTTTTCTGAGAGACAGATCCTTATTATTATGCTTAATTTAAAGTATAGTTTTAAATTATACAAAATAATATTTATCTTGCTTTATATTATTATTTATAAAAATTATGGTAATTCAAAATAATATAGTTTTTATAGATTAAAAATAGCTTTCATATCTTGATTTTAAGACGTTATTTAAATTACGTTATATCTTTTCTTTATTTTGTTATTTTGGTTTAACAAAAGTCTTTATTTTAATTTTTAGAAAATTTTTAGTCTGTTTAACGCGTTGTTAACATAAAAATGTTCTAAAATGTATTATTTTTATGAAAAGCCAATTAAGCGAATTTTATGAAAGTGAATTTATTCATTTTGAAATAAAAATGGAGTGGGCTATGATTATAAAATTATTTATTAAATCTTAAAATTTGATTTTATTTAGATTTTAGTTTTTGAATAATTTTAGTTGAAATTTTAAAAATTAATTTATCGTTTGAATTTTGATTGTGATTTATTTTTGATAATATTTTTTTAAGTATTTTTTCAAAATTATTTCATGAGTACCAAAATCACCTAAATTGATTTTTTGATTATTTTCAAATTGTTTATTTCATTTTTAAATCTGCTTATTAGGTTTAGTTTATATGTTAAACTTAAAACAGAAATTATGAAAATCAAATTTTTAATATTAGGATTATTATTTACGAGTTTTGCATTTTCTCAAACTCATCAAATAATCAAACATAACGGTGAAGAGTTAGATGTAAATTATATCAAACAAGATAATGATCTAATTTACTATTCATTAAATGGAAGTCAGGAACAATTAACAATTAGTAAATATGCCGTTGCTGCTCTTAATGAAAACGGTAGTTCTAAATCAAAAACAATATCTCCTAAAATTGTCATAGCTGACAAAAGTGAGTATAATTCCGTAAAAGTTTTAAAACCAAGTCAAACTATTGGACTTAAAGAAGTTGAAACTTTTACTGGTTTATCGACCAAAACAAAAGGGGAGTCCCCATTGGCTTTGAAGGAACATACAGAAAGACGTATCAAAACAAAGTCTGCAGGAAGTGGTTATCCATTTGTTTCTATAGTCGAAAAATCAGATGGAATGTATCATGCAATTGCTTATGTATATTAAAATTATATTAAAGATTTATTTATAAGAATTTTATCTCTATTAAATTGATTATCTTTATTACTAACTTTAAAATTTATAGTTATGTCAAACAACACAGGAAACACAATATTAGCACTTCTTACTGGAGCAGCTATTGGAGCAGGAATTGGAATTTTGTTTGCACCAGATAAAGGTTCAAAAACAAGAGGACGTATTAAACACGGAATCGATGATGCTAAACATAATTTAAAGCATAAACTTGAAACTTCTACAGAAGGATTACGTGATAAGTTTTTAAATGCTAAAGAAGATTTAGATGGAACTTATGAAAACTTACTTTCGAATATGAGTCATAAAACGGAAGAAGTAATTTCTTTTCTTGAAACTAAATTAGCCGATTTGAAAACTCAAAATGCTAAGCTTCAAAAATAAATAGCCTTTTTTAGGCATCAGCAAAGTACACATTGAACTTTAATTGTTATTGTTCCGAAAATTTTAATTAATTTTAGAATTACAATACATTGGTTTCATTGTGTACTTTGTATTTTTAGATAATCAACTAAAATAGTTACTTATGGCTTTTGAAGAATTAAAAGAACATACCGAAAATATTCAAGATCAGGCAAAAGCCTATGTTGATAGTCACCTTGCTTATTACAAGCTATGGGGTTTTAAAGTTGCAATGAAATCTACAACAGTAATTTTTAAATTTATTTTAATTTTACTGTGTTTTAGTATGGTTATGGTATTTGGATCTGTTGCTTTAGCTTTTGCTATTAGTACTGCTTTAGATAGTTATACTTATGGATTCCTTATAGTAGGAGGGATGTATTTAATAGCAACAATACTTATTTTCTTTATAAAAGATAAAATGGTTGAAGGACCAATTTTAGAAAAATTTTCAGAAATCTTTTTTAATGACTAAATTATGGAAACCAAAAAATACTCCTCTTATGCTGAAATTGAAAGAGAATTAGAAATTCTTAAATTGGAAAAACAAATCAATTATCAGAAGTTAGTGCTAAGCATTCAACAAACTAAAGAATCTTTGGAACCACAAAATGTTATAAATAGTTTCTTTGGTTCATATAAAACGATACTTTCGAATTCTTATATAAAAATTATTCAAGCAGCGATTCCTTATTTAATAGGATGGTTCATGAACAAAAAAAGAGGCTATTAGGCCTCTTTTTTATTTTTTGATTCTTATTCTTCATCAGTTTCTGGAGCTTCTGGAGCTTCATAATCTGGTTTTTCTTCTGCTTTTGGTTTAATTCTTTTATTAGTTTTTTTCATCATTTCGCCAACTTGGTTAGATGCACTAAATGAAGCCACCATATTGTTTAGCATATCGCTTCCTGCTTGTGGTGAATTTGGTAACAGAATTAAGTTTGAATTCGTATCTGCACCAATTGCTTGTAACGTGTCATAATGTTGAGTAACTACTATTAATGCCGATGCTTCTTGTGAATTGATTCCAACTTTATTTAAAGTATCAACACTTTCTACAAGACCTCTTGCAATTTCTCTTCTTTGATCTGCAATACCTTGACCTTGTAATCTCTTGCTTTCTGCTTCAGCTTTTGCTTTGGCAACTATTCTAATTCTAGATGCTTCAGCTTCAAATTCAGCTACAGTTTTTTCTCTATCAGCTGCATTTATTCTATTCATTGCATTTTTAACCTGGATATCTGGATCAATATCAGTTACCAATGTGTTGATAATTGTATATCCATAAGTAGTCATTGCCTCATTCAATTCTCTTTTTACTGCAATTGCGATATCATCTTTTCTTTCAAAAACATCATCTAATTTCAATTTAGGGACTTCGGCACGTACAACATCAAATACATAAGATGTGATTTGATCGTGTGGATATTCTAATTTGTAAAAGGCATCATAAACAGTTTCTTTGATAACCATAAATTGAACTGATACTTTAAGTTTCACAAAAACGTTGTCTTTAGTTTTCGTTTCAATGATTACATCAAGCTGTTGAATTTTAAGATTTACACGTCCAGCAATTCTATCAATCATTGGTATTTTTAATTGTAAACCTGAAGTTCTTACACTAAGAAATTTTCCAAAACGTTCTATAATTACAGATGTTTGTTGCTTCACTGTAAAGAAAGAAGATAAGAAAATAAATAATCCGAAGATTAAAAGAATAATAATTGGAATGTTCATAACTGATAAATTTAGTTTAAAAATTAGCGGTCAAATTACGAAATTTCTTCCATTTTAATGTGTTATGTTTTAATTAAAATGAAAAAGCGTTAAGAATACCTCGATTGGTGTTCTTAACGCTTTTATAGATTATTGGCTTTATTTTTATAAAGTCACTATTGCTTTTTGTATTCTTGAGATAGTTTCTTCTTTTCCAATCATCTCAACAATGTCAAATAGGTGAGGGCCTTTTAGAGCTCCAACTAAACTCAAACGGAAAGGTTGCATTACTTTACCCATCCCAATTTCATTTTTAGTCATCCAATCTTTCACTATAGTTTCAATATTTAAAGAACTAAAATCTTCAATATTTTCTAGAACAGAAGTTAGTTCTTGCATCAAAGCAGGAGTTTCTTCTTTCCAGTTTTTGGTTGCTTTCTCATCATATGATTTTGGTGCTTGAAAAAAGAAATCACTTAGTTCCCAAAATTCTGATACAAAATGTGCACGTTCTTTTATTAAAGAAACGATTTTTACTAGATCAACTTTAGAAATATCTAAACCTTTTTCTTCTAGAATAGGAGAGAAGTCTTTAGCTAAATCTTCGTTATTTCTTTTTATCAAGTGTTGGTGATTGAACCATTTGTTTTTCTCTGGATCAAATTTAGCTCCTGATTTATGAACTCTGTTCAAATCAAATGAAGCTACTAATTCTTCTAATGAAAATATTTCTTTATCAGTTCCGTCGTTCCAACCAAGTAAAGCAAGGAAGTTAATTACTGCTTCGGGGAAAAAACCTTTTTCTCTGTAACCAGATGAAACCCCTTCTTCTGTTTTCCATTCTAATGGAAATACTGGGAAACCTAATTTATCACCATCTCTTTTAGATAATTTTCCGTTACCAATTGGTTTCAGAATTAATGGCAAATGTGCAAATACTGGAGCATCCCAACCAAAAGCTCTGTATAATAAAACGTGTAATGGCATAGATGGTAACCATTCTTCTCCACGAATTACATGTGATGTTTCCATCAAATGATCATCTACGATGTTTGCCAAATGGTATGTTGGCATTCCGTCACTTTTAAACAAAACTTTATCATCTAATAAGTTTGTATCAAACTTCACTTCACCACGAATAATATCTTGTAAGTGCAACGTTTCATTAACTGGAGTTTTAAAACGGATTACATAATGTTCTCCATTAGCAATTCTTTTAGCAGTTTCATCAGAAGAAATTACTAGGGAAGTATCTAATTTTTCACGATTATGATGGTTGTATATAAATGTTTTTCCTTCTGCCTCGTGTTGTTTTCTATGCGCATCTAATGATTCTGGTGTATCAAAAGCATAATATGCCCATCCTGAATTGATCAATTGATCTGCATATTGTTGGTACAATTCTTTACGATCACTCTGACGATATGGGCCAAACTTTTCATTTTTACCTACAGTTTCATCTGGAGCAATTCCCAACCATTCCAATGCTTCCATAATGTATTCTTCGGCACCAGGAACAAAACGAGTTTGGTCGGTATCTTCAATACGCAAGTAAAAAACTCCATTGTTTTTTTTGGCAAACAAATAATTAAATAATGCAGTACGAACACCGCCTATATGTAAAGGTCCAGTTGGACTTGGTGCAAAACGCACACGAACTTGTTTTGACATTTTTATAAATTTTGTTGCAAAGATACGACTTTACACAAAAGTCATTAGTCGAAAGTTTTAAAGCTTTTTTGATTTTCTACTCTTAGGCTTTGTATCTTAAATAGTATTATTAAAATTAGTACTTTTAGGGGTTATAAGTAAAACAGATTACTATTTTGAAAACAGTTCCATTCATATATCAGAAGTTAGAGGATTTTATAAAGAAATATTACACCAATGAATTGATTAGAGGTTTACTTCTTTTCACGGGATTTGGGTTGTTATACTTTTTATTTACCCTATTTATAGAATATTTTCTTTGGTTAAAACCAGTAGGAAGAACACTATTGTTTGGTGCTTTTGTTTGTGTTGAACTATTCCTGTTGTTTCGTTTTATTATGTTTCCATTTTTTAAGTTATTCAAACTTCAAAAAGGAATTGATTATAATCAAGCATCGGATATTATTGGGAATCATTTTTCAGAAGTAAATGACAAACTAACTAACTTTTTGCAATTATCTGCTACAGTAAATGAAGTTGAAAAGTCTGAATTGATGTTGGCTTCTATTGAGCAAAAAGCAAATTCTTTACAGTTAATTCCTTTTAGTAATGCAATTAATTTTAGTGCAAATAAGAAATATTTACCACTAGCTTTAATTCCAATTTTATTCCTTTTAGTTTTTTATATTTCTGGAAACAGTACTATTTTATCTCAAAGTTTAAATAGAGTAGTACACTTTAATTCTTCATTTTTACCTCCAGCTCCTTTCAAATTTGTTGTACTCAATCCAAATTTGCAAACGGAACAGAATAAAGATTTCATTGTTCAAGTACAATCAGAGGGAAAAGTGATTCCTGAGAATGTTATGATTCATATTGAAAACGAAAGTTATTTTATGGAATCTTCAAAACCTGGAGTATTTGAATTTAAGATTGAAAAGCCTAATTCTAATGTTGAATTTTATGTAGAGGGAAATCAAGTTAGTTCTCCTTCGTATGTATTGAAAGTTATCACCGTTCCATCTATTGCTGACTTTGAAATGCAATTACATTTCCCATCTTATTTAAATAAAAAAGGTGAAACTATTAGCGGTACAGGTAATGCAATTCTACCAGAAGGAACTCGAGTAACTTGGAAAATGAATACCAAATCGACTGAAAATGTTGATTGGAAAGAGGGAAATTCTTTAATCCCTTTTACTAAAGCTGATAATAGTTTTGTTTTATCAAAAAATATTAGCCAAAATACAGAATATCAAATTCTTACATCTAATAATAAGGTTAAAAACTATGAAAAGCTTAATTATCAGCTCTCCGTAATTAAAGATCAGTTCCCAACCATCAATGTGAGTGTAGCTCCTGATAGTTTGAAGCTTGGCAAAGATTATATGTTAGGGCAATTATCAGATGATTATGGTTTGTCAAAATTGCATATTGTTTACTACGAACGCAACAAACCCAACACTGCCAAACGTGGAACAATTGCAGTTAAGAATACTGTTTTTGATCAATTCGTATTTTCATTTCCAAGTAATCTCCCAGTAGAGCAGGGAGTATCTTATGAATATTACTTTGAGGTTTTTGATAATGATGCTCCTCATAATTTTAAAAGTGCTAAGTCTTCTGTTTTTTCTGATAGAGTTGCAACTAATGAAGAACTTCATGAACTGGATTTAGAACAACAAAATAGTAATATCAATGCACTTTCTAAATCATTAAAAAGTAAAGACAAGCAAATATCTGAATTAGAAAAACTGCAACAAGTAGGGAAGGAAAAGAATAATTTAGAATTTAAAGACCAGCAAAAAGTAAATGAATTCATCAAACGTCAGAAGCAACAAGACCAAATGATGAAAGAATTTGCAGAGAAAATGAATCAGAATTTAGATAAATTCAAGACTGAAAAGAAAGATCAGACTGTAGAAGATTTACAAAAGCGTTTGGATAATGCTGAGAAAGACTTAGAGAAAAATCAGAAGTTGATGGATGAACTGAAAGATTTAAATGATAAAATTAAGAATGAAGAGTTGTTTGATAAGATGGATAAGTTTAAACAAATTTCTAAGAATCAATCTAAAAACTTAGAGCAATTAGTTGAACTTACAAAGCGGTTCTATGTAGCAAAAAAGGCAGAGCAATTAAAAGATAAACTAGATAAATTAGCAGACAAACAAGAACAACTTTCTAACAAAGAAAAAGAGAACACAACTGAAAAGCAAGATGAAATTAATAAAGCATTTGATAAACTTCAAGAAGATTTAAAAGATTTGAAAGAGGAAAACAAGAGTTTAAAAACTCCCTTAGAAATACCAACTGATGCTAATAAGGAAAATGAAATTGATAATGATTTAAAGAAAGCATCTGAAGAGCTTAAGAAAAATAATAGTGCAGGAGCTAAACCAAAGCAAAAAAATGCAGCCAAGAAAATGAAAGAGATGGCGAAGAAAATGGAAGAAAGCATGCAGTCTTCAGAACAGGAACAATTAGAAGAAGATGTGAAAACGTTGCGTCAGATTCTAGATAATCTATTAGCTTTTTCACTAGCAGAAGAAGCGGTTATGTTACAGTTTAAATCTATTAAAGTTGGCTCATCTGTGTTTAATAAGAATATTAAAATTCAGCAAAACCTAAAATTACAGTTCAAACATATTGACGATAGCTTGTTTGCTTTATCATTGCGTAACCCGAAAATTGCTGAAGATGTTACAAAAGAAATTGGGAACGTTCAGTACAATATGGATAAAGCTCTAGAAACCTTAACCGATGTTCAAATTCGTAAAGGGGTATCTCACCAACAATATGCTGTTTCATCAGCTAATAAATTGGCTGATTTTTTAAGTGATTTATTAAGTAACATGCAAATGTCTATGGCTAATCCTAGTTCTGGAAAACCAAAACCAGGACAAGGTGAAGGGATGCAATTACCTGATATTATAAAAAAGCAAGAAGGATTAGGAAAGAAAATGAAAGAGGGAATGGAGAAAGGTCAGGAGCCTGGTCAGGGAAAAAGCGGAAAAGATGGTAAGGATTCTAAGTCTGGAGGTAAAGGTTCCAATGGAGATAATGGTGAAGATGGTGAAGGAAATGCTCAAGAAATAATGGAAATTTACAAAGAACAAGTTCGTCTTAGAGAAGCATTGCAAAAAGAATTAGAAAAACAAGGACTTGGCCCTAACGGAGAAAAGACTTTGGAACAAATGAAACAGTTAGAAAAGCAACTTTTAAATAAAGGTTTTAAGAATGAAAATTTGCAACGTATATTGAATATTCAACAAGAATTATTAAAATTGAATAACGCTGTTCAAGAACAAGGTCAAGATAATAAACGCCAATCTGAAACAAACAGGAAAGAATTTAATAATCAATCTAATGCGTTGCCAAGGTCGTTATCAGATTATTTAAATAGCATAGAGATTTTAAATAGACAATCATTACCTTTGCGCTCGAATTTTAATCAAAAAGTTCAAGAATATTTCAATACAAAATGATCAATTTTAATTACGAAACAGAGTTCGTTTTAGATAACGAAGAAGCGTTTGAAGAATGGCTATCGGCTGTGATTCTTTCAGAGAATAAAAAAGAAGGAGAAATAAGTTATATATTTTGTGATGATGAATACCTTCATAAGATCAATGTAGAGTATCTTAATCATGATACTTTGACTGATATTATCAGTTTTGATTACACAGTTGGTAATGTATTAAACGGAGATATATTTGTTTCTATAGAGCGTGTACGTGACAATGCTCTTGATTTTAATGTTTCTTTTGAGGATGAATTGAAGCGTGTCTTAGCCCACGGTATATTACATTACTGTGGATATAAAGATAAATCAGATTCTGAAGCAGAGTTAATGCGTTCTAAAGAAGATGAGAAAATAGCATTGTTCCACGTGGAACGATAATTAAATTACTCTTTTTTAAATCATGTTCCACGTGGAACATGATTTAATTTAAGAGTGTAAAATGACTATATGTTTCACGTGGAACAATATTAGTTTAGGTTTTGAATACAAGTTCCACGTGGAACAAATAAATAAAGTTAATTCTGGAACCTGCCTTAAACTGTTTTCAGAGAATAATAAAACGAAATGTTTTTAGAAGAATATGATGTTATAGTTGTCGGCGCAGGACATGCCGGCTCAGAGGCTGCGGCAGCAGCCGCAAATCTTGGATCTAAAACTTTGCTTGTAACAATGAGTTTGCAAAACATAGCACAGATGTCATGTAACCCAGCTATGGGAGGAATTGCAAAAGGGCAAATTGTGCGTGAGATTGACGCGCTAGGTGGGTACTCAGGAATTGTTTCCGACCGCACGGCAATTCAATTTAAAATGTTGAACAAATCAAAAGGACCTGCAATGTGGTCTCCAAGGGTTCAAAGTGATAGAATGCGTTTTGCTGAAGAATGGAGAATGATGCTTGAAGGAACTCCAAATCTTGATTTTTACCAAGAAATGGTAAAGGGTTTGATTATTGAGAATGGAAAGGTAAAAGGAGTTCGAACTTCGTTAGGAGTTGAAATTCGTTCCAAATCTGTTGTCTTGACAAATGGAACTTTCTTGAATGGTTTAATTCATATCGGAGACAAACAGTTTGGTGGTGGTAGAGCTGGAGAAAGTGCGGCTTACGGAATTACCGAAGATTTAGTTCAAGTTGGTTTTGAAGCGGGAAGAATGAAAACTGGAACGCCACCACGAGTTGATGGACGCTCTTTGGATTATTCTAAAATGAACGAAGAAAAAGGAGATGCTAAACCGGATAAGTTTTCTTATTCAGATGTGACTTCACCACTTGTTCACCAAAGATCTTGTCATATGACATATACGTCTTTAGATGTGCATGATATTTTGAGATCTGGTTTTGATCGTTCCCCAATGTTCAACGGTCGTATAAAAAGTATTGGCCCGAGATATTGTCCTTCTATCGAAGATAAGATTAATCGTTTTGCTGATAAAGAACGCCACCAGTTATTTGTTGAGCCAGAAGGCTGGAATACTTGTGAGGTTTATGTAAATGGATTTTCTACTTCTTTGCCAGAGGATATTCAATTTAAAGCTTTGCGTACTGTGGTAGGTTTTGAGAACGTGAAATTCTTCCGTCCTGGTTATGCGATAGAATATGATTATTTTCCGCCAACACAATTAAAGCATACTCTTGAAACTAAATTAATCGAAGGATTATATTTTGCTGGTCAAATTAATGGAACGACAGGATATGAAGAAGCAGCTTCGCAAGGTTTGATGGCTGGAATAAATGCGCATTTAAAAGTGAACGAAAAAGCGCCGTTAATATTAAAACGCGATGAAGCATATATTGGTGTTTTAATAGATGATCTAATTACGAAAGGAACAGAAGAACCGTATCGTATGTTTACGTCTCGTGCAGAATATAGAACTTTGTTGCGTCAAGACAATGCTGACTTTAGATTAACGCCAATGTCATATGAAATTGGTTTGGCTTCGGAAACCCGTTTACGTAGAATGGAGCATAAATTAAAAGAATCTGAAAAGATGGTTGCGTTCTTTAAAGAAACAAGTGTTTCGGTTGCAGAAGCAAACCCGATTCTAGAATCTAAAGGAACGGCTTTGATTTCTCAAGGTGATAAAATGTTTAAGGTTTTCTCTCGTCCGCAAATAGATTTGGAGGATATCAAGAAATTTGAGAAAGTAAAAGAATATATTGCTGAAAATGATTTGGATCAGGAAATTTTAGAACAAGCAGAAATTCAAGTTAAATATTCAGGTTATATCGAAAAAGAAAGAAATAATGCTGATAAACTAACGAGATTAGAAGAAGTGAAAATTCCTGAAAATTTTGATTATAATAAAATCAAATCGATGTCTATAGAAGCAAAGCAAAAATTAGGAAAAATTCGTCCTGTTACAATTTCACAAGCTTCAAGGATCAGCGGTGTTTCACCAAGTGATATTTCAGTGTTGCTAATTTATATGGGAAGATAATTTAGTATTCAGTTTTCAGTCTCATTTTTCATTTTTCATTTTTCATTTTTTAGTTTGAGTATTGAATTCCGGTATTGTAATTAAACTTTAAATATGGGATATGCTCAATTAGAAAAATGAATCATTAAAAATAGTTAAATTTTCTTTTAAACGAAGAGACCACAACTAAGTCTGAATACTGCGACTGAATACTGCGACTGAAAACTGCGACTGAAAACTGTGACTGTAAACTGTGACTGTAAACTGCGACTGCAAACTGCGACTGTAAACTGTGACTGTAAACTGCGACTGTAAAGTGTAAACTGAAAACTGCGACTAAAAAAATTGTTCCACGTGAAACTATTTTCCTAACCCTTGATTTTATTAAGGAGTTTAGGATTTTAATTTTTTAAAGTATTATGATTATTCAGAAAGAAGTTTTGTCGTTTGAAGATAAAAAATCCTTAATGCAACTTTGGAATGCTGAATATCCAGGTAGTTTAAATTATGCAACAATTCATGATTTTGATTTATATTTAAATGGATTGTCTGATGTTAAACATTATTTGCTACTTGTTGATGAAAATATAATAAAAGGTTGGACGTTTACTTTTCTGAGAGAAGAAGAATATTGGTTTGCAATATTAATCGATAGTCAAATTCAAGGAACAGGTAAAGGTGCGTTATTGATTGAAGAATTAAAAATGAATAATGATAATTTGAATGGATGGGTTATAGATCATGAAAATGCTATAAAACAGAACAAACAGCCATATAAATCACCATTATTCTTTTATCTGAAAAATGGGTTTACTGTTTGTTCAGAAACTAGAATCGAAAATGAAAAAATAGACGCAGTTAAAATAAACTGGAAGAATTAAAGAGAAAGAACAAATAAATAAGATTTGCAAACCCTAAAAGCGATAAATTTCGTTTTTAGGGTTTGTTATAAAATTAAACCAAAATACCAATAATTATAAAATGGACGTTTTAAACAAAAA
This region includes:
- a CDS encoding DUF6327 family protein, which produces METKKYSSYAEIERELEILKLEKQINYQKLVLSIQQTKESLEPQNVINSFFGSYKTILSNSYIKIIQAAIPYLIGWFMNKKRGY
- the gltX gene encoding glutamate--tRNA ligase; translation: MSKQVRVRFAPSPTGPLHIGGVRTALFNYLFAKKNNGVFYLRIEDTDQTRFVPGAEEYIMEALEWLGIAPDETVGKNEKFGPYRQSDRKELYQQYADQLINSGWAYYAFDTPESLDAHRKQHEAEGKTFIYNHHNREKLDTSLVISSDETAKRIANGEHYVIRFKTPVNETLHLQDIIRGEVKFDTNLLDDKVLFKSDGMPTYHLANIVDDHLMETSHVIRGEEWLPSMPLHVLLYRAFGWDAPVFAHLPLILKPIGNGKLSKRDGDKLGFPVFPLEWKTEEGVSSGYREKGFFPEAVINFLALLGWNDGTDKEIFSLEELVASFDLNRVHKSGAKFDPEKNKWFNHQHLIKRNNEDLAKDFSPILEEKGLDISKVDLVKIVSLIKERAHFVSEFWELSDFFFQAPKSYDEKATKNWKEETPALMQELTSVLENIEDFSSLNIETIVKDWMTKNEIGMGKVMQPFRLSLVGALKGPHLFDIVEMIGKEETISRIQKAIVTL
- a CDS encoding YtxH domain-containing protein; protein product: MSNNTGNTILALLTGAAIGAGIGILFAPDKGSKTRGRIKHGIDDAKHNLKHKLETSTEGLRDKFLNAKEDLDGTYENLLSNMSHKTEEVISFLETKLADLKTQNAKLQK
- a CDS encoding SPFH domain-containing protein; translation: MNIPIIILLIFGLFIFLSSFFTVKQQTSVIIERFGKFLSVRTSGLQLKIPMIDRIAGRVNLKIQQLDVIIETKTKDNVFVKLKVSVQFMVIKETVYDAFYKLEYPHDQITSYVFDVVRAEVPKLKLDDVFERKDDIAIAVKRELNEAMTTYGYTIINTLVTDIDPDIQVKNAMNRINAADREKTVAEFEAEASRIRIVAKAKAEAESKRLQGQGIADQRREIARGLVESVDTLNKVGINSQEASALIVVTQHYDTLQAIGADTNSNLILLPNSPQAGSDMLNNMVASFSASNQVGEMMKKTNKRIKPKAEEKPDYEAPEAPETDEE
- a CDS encoding competence protein, whose protein sequence is MAFEELKEHTENIQDQAKAYVDSHLAYYKLWGFKVAMKSTTVIFKFILILLCFSMVMVFGSVALAFAISTALDSYTYGFLIVGGMYLIATILIFFIKDKMVEGPILEKFSEIFFND
- a CDS encoding glutamine--tRNA ligase/YqeY domain fusion protein; its protein translation is MASEEKSLNFIEQIIEEDLKSGLSKDKLHFRFPPEPNGYLHIGHASSIALNFGLGLDYQSPVNLRFDDTNPEKEEQEFVDAIKKDVEWLGYTWSEERYASDYFQQLYDWAVLLIKKDKAYVDSQSSEDMAIQKGTPSTTGTDSPYRNRSVEENLDLFERMRLGEFEAGTHILRAKIDMKSTNMLMRDPIMYRILHRHHHRTGDAWKIYPMYDWAHGQSDYLEEISHSFCTLEFLPHRELYDWFLDQIIDDNKLRPKQREFARRNLSHTVVSKRKLQQLVKEHHVNGWDDPRMSTISGLRRRGYTAASLRNFANTIGIAKRDNLISVSVLEFCIREDLNKIAPRVMAVLDPVKLVINNYPEGKEEWLEAENNQEDESAGFRKVPFSRELYIEREDFLEEAPAKFFRLTLGKEVRLKNAYIIKGESVIKDSEGNITEIHVTYDTDSLSGSGTEASQRKVSGTLHWVSIPHAVKAEVRLYDRLFTDEAPDSYKDKNFLDFVNPNSLEIVTGFLEPSLATAQNEDKFQFQRLGYFTVDKDSSTSKLVFNKTVGLKDAWEEKGKKEENSINNSLKDINKYFKVETKPERLAIENAIGENIAAISSFSLLQNSLKKNINNNKSSLLFAQFILKYSILKSSDFEEEDIKKLYTMSLRSESTYVRSKALLNLRDLETSDFKNQFEEEIQKLNSNPPKNASDREKEILEEMLK
- the ybeY gene encoding rRNA maturation RNase YbeY translates to MINFNYETEFVLDNEEAFEEWLSAVILSENKKEGEISYIFCDDEYLHKINVEYLNHDTLTDIISFDYTVGNVLNGDIFVSIERVRDNALDFNVSFEDELKRVLAHGILHYCGYKDKSDSEAELMRSKEDEKIALFHVER